From the genome of Ralstonia pickettii, one region includes:
- a CDS encoding patatin-like phospholipase family protein encodes MDCTALLMMGGGARAAYQVGVLRGIAGLAREYAPGVTRTPFDVICGTSAGAINSLGLARGAQDFTLATEALTQLWGTLHADRVYRTDVGRVGSSGARWLTALAFGWMTGHTPRALFDNTPLRELLESQHDGQQVQAAFDAGALRALAITALSYTTGRHVTFYQSPHVVLPWRRSQRIAVADQIGVSHMLASSSIPFVFPAEPVPLEGNDEWFGDGTMRQMSPLSPAIHLGANRILVVGAASRTQPGWYDTVPASGYPSLAQIAGQALASIFLDGLSADIERLQHVNAMVARNPEIADARDGWRKIEVLVMAPSERIELIASRHVQRLPGTVRALLKPLGGTEARGAAFASYLLFEPEFTQELIDLGERDVQARRDELAAFLYGAIPDTMRAA; translated from the coding sequence ATCGACTGCACTGCGCTCTTGATGATGGGCGGCGGCGCGCGTGCCGCCTATCAGGTGGGTGTACTGCGCGGCATCGCAGGTTTGGCGCGCGAATATGCGCCGGGTGTGACACGCACGCCGTTCGACGTCATTTGCGGGACATCGGCGGGCGCGATCAATAGTCTGGGCCTTGCACGCGGCGCGCAGGACTTCACGCTCGCCACCGAGGCGCTTACCCAGCTCTGGGGCACCCTGCATGCCGATCGCGTCTATCGCACCGACGTCGGCCGCGTCGGCTCCAGCGGCGCGCGCTGGCTGACTGCGCTGGCGTTCGGCTGGATGACCGGCCACACGCCGCGCGCGCTGTTCGACAACACCCCGCTGCGCGAACTGCTGGAGTCGCAACACGACGGCCAGCAGGTGCAGGCCGCATTCGACGCCGGGGCGCTGCGCGCGTTGGCCATCACCGCGTTGTCATACACCACCGGTCGCCACGTCACGTTCTATCAATCGCCGCATGTCGTGCTGCCGTGGCGGCGTTCGCAGCGGATTGCCGTGGCAGACCAGATCGGCGTGTCGCACATGCTGGCGTCGTCGAGCATCCCGTTTGTCTTCCCGGCCGAGCCGGTGCCGCTCGAAGGGAACGACGAATGGTTCGGCGACGGCACGATGCGGCAGATGTCGCCGTTAAGCCCCGCCATCCATCTGGGCGCGAATCGCATTCTGGTGGTGGGCGCGGCATCTCGCACGCAACCCGGCTGGTACGACACGGTGCCCGCGTCGGGCTACCCGTCGCTCGCGCAGATTGCTGGGCAGGCGCTGGCGAGCATCTTTCTTGATGGGCTGTCGGCTGACATCGAACGGCTGCAGCATGTCAACGCCATGGTGGCGCGCAACCCCGAGATCGCCGACGCGCGCGATGGCTGGCGCAAGATCGAAGTGCTGGTGATGGCGCCGTCCGAGCGCATCGAACTGATTGCCTCCCGCCACGTGCAACGCCTGCCTGGCACGGTGCGGGCGCTGCTCAAGCCGCTGGGCGGCACCGAGGCGCGCGGCGCGGCATTCGCCAGCTATCTGCTTTTTGAGCCGGAGTTCACGCAGGAACTGATCGACCTGGGTGAGCGCGATGTGCAGGCCCGCCGCGACGAGTTGGCGGCGTTCCTGTACGGCGCGATTCCGGACACGATGCGTGCAGCGTGA